From one Apium graveolens cultivar Ventura unplaced genomic scaffold, ASM990537v1 ctg1429, whole genome shotgun sequence genomic stretch:
- the LOC141699855 gene encoding uncharacterized protein LOC141699855: protein MDWENNLHFGDNLDEMLDRTNGPTVDSKRFYEEGKQPLYPGCKKFSRLSFIVRLYSLKCVHGITESGFGDILELIRDAFPEENIPLSFYAAKNVIKELGLDYKKIHACPNHCMLYWGEDEKEDSCKTCGLSRWIVREKKGTSDSNPEKVIHKVPANVMRKFLDSDHKWRFDKRRFNRQIELGQPPAILSETDIEDLLSNFQNQFGKKKKEPGQKKVKKVDSPFKKKSVFFNLPYWSHNLHRHNLDVMYIEKNVCDNILGTLLNMAGKTKDHVNARLDLKELGIRKALHPVRSLDGKHLEIRAAVFDMTNKEKDLFCAVLKNVKLPYGSASNISRYVHTKERKISGYKSHDAHFLLHYLLQFAVEKSLKPEVAKVFIRLGAFLRGIWRKVIDLNELRRLQQEIMEILCQFENIFVNAFFDIMVHLLVHLCSKVQYGGPAHVRSMFPIERYLCKLKSYVRNRSKPEGSIAEGYLAEEGLTFCSRFLGGDSRSKITKPAKFGSCPEKLEYHIGTRRNKDGKSIHLKESQWMAIHRYILFNNGNKEIESLIEEHRALVVGQAKLKRYKREREHNEDFWKWMKEQVTNKLNISRELEVLAMGPNRAAKEYSGYVINGYRFHSKNRDAKCKTQNGGVFLTALTTSFASSKDENPTVGNVNYYGAIEEIVEVDYWGEFSVVVFKCCWYQEEKDVYGLTRVNFNKLCQQSDPYVLASQVQQIFYIEDPVDKMLYNVIKRLPRDWCDVENDNVNEGQDDTVLHDIHLESQIDEASWCRDDVPKRQVPIQPDEVNEPD from the exons ATGGACTGGGAGAATAATCTACATTTTGGAGATAATTTAGATGAGATGCTGGACCGTACAAATGGACCAACTGTTGATTCTAAAAGATTTTATGAGGAGGGAAAACAACCTTTATATCCAGGCTGTAAAAAATTCTCACGATTAAGTTTTATTGTCCGACTTTATTCCTTAAAATGTGTTCACGGAATTACGGAGTCAGGATTCGGGGATATACTAGAGCTGATCCGAGATGCGTTTCCAGAGGAAAACATACCATTGTCTTTCTATGCTGCAAAGAACGTGATTAAAGAGTTAGGGCTCGATTATAAAAAAATACACGCATGCCCTAACCATTGTATGTTGTATTGGGGTGAAGATGAAAAAGAGGACTCTTGCAAAACTTGCGGCCTTTCAAGATGGATTGTACGCGAGAAGAAAGGCACTTCAGACAGTAATCCGGAGAAGGTGATTCACAAAGTCCCGGCGAATGTGATGAG GAAGTTTCTCGATTCCGATCATAAGTGGAGGTTTGACAAAAGAAGGTTCAACAGACAAATAGAATTGGGACAACCCCCTGCAATTCTATCAGAAACAGACATAGAAGATTTGCTGTCTAATTTCCAAAATCAGTTTGGAAAAAAGAAGAAGGAACCAGGACAAAAAAAGGTGAAGAAGGTTGATTCCCCCTTTAAGAAAAAGTCAGTTTTTTTCAATTTACCATATTGGAGTCATAATTTGCATCGACACAACCTCGACGTAATGTATATTGAGAAGAATGTTTGTGACAACATTCTTGGCACTCTGCTAAATATGGCTGGCAAGACAAAGGACCATGTGAATGCACGTTTAGATTTAAAAGAACTTGGCATTAGGAAGGCCCTCCATCCTGTTCGATCACTTGATGGGAAACACCTTGAAATTAGGGCTGCCGTATTTGATATGACAAATAAAGAGAAAGATTTATTTTGCGCAGTACTAAAAAATGTGAAATTGCCATATGGTAGTGCATCAAATATCAGTCGATATGTGCACACGAAAGAGAGGAAAATCTCTGGCTATAAGAGCCATGATGCTCACTTTCTCTTGCACTATTTGCTACAGTTTGCGGTGGAAAAATCACTAAAACCTGAAGTTGCGAAAGTTTTTATCAGACTAGGGGCATTTTTGAGAGGTATTTGGAGAAAAGTTATCGACTTGAATGAACTTCGAAGGCTGCAACAAGAAATTATGGAAATCCTTTGTCAATTTGAGAATATATTTGTGAATGCCTTCTTCGACATAATGGTACATTTGCTGGTTCACTTATGCAGTAAAGTGCAATATGGTGGACCGGCACACGTTCGCTCCATGTTTCCTATTGAGCGCTATTTGTGCAAATTAAAGTCTTATGTGCGAAACAGAAGCAAACCAGAGGGATCTATCGCTGAGGGTTACCTGGCGGAAGAAGGCTTGACATTTTGCTCAAGATTCTTGGGTGGCGATTCGAGATCAAAAATTACGAAGCCTGCTAAATTTGGAAGTTGTCCAGAAAAATTAGAGTACCATATTGGTACGAGAAGAAATAAAGATGGAAAATCAATTCATTTGAAAGAATCTCAATGGATGGCAATTCATCGCTACATTCTATTTAACAACGGAAATAAAGAGATAGAGTCTTTAATTGA GGAGCATCGTGCTTTAGTTGTTGGTCAAGCAAAATTGAAAAGGTATAAAAGGGAGAGAGAACATAATGAGGATTTCTGGAAGTGGATGAAGGAACAGGTTACAAATAAACTGAACATTTCGAGAGAACTAGAAGTGCTTGCGATGGGGCCTAATAGAGCAGCTAAAGAGTACAGTGGATATGTAATCAATGGATATAGATTCCATTCAAAGAACAGAGATGCCAAATGTAAAACACAGAACGGTGGTGTTTTTTTGACGGCTTTGACTACAAGTTTTGCTAGTTCAAAAGACGAGAACCCAACAGTTGGCAATGTCAATTACTATGGGGCAATTGAAGAGATAGTAGAAGTCGACTACTGGGGTGAATTTTCAGTTGTCGTATTTAAGTGTTGTTGGTATCAAGAAGAAAAGGATGTGTATGGGCTGACTAGggttaattttaataaattatgcCAACAGTCAGATCCTTACGTATTGGCTTCACAAGTACAACAGATTTTCTACATAGAAGACCCGGTTGATAAGATGTTGTATAATGTTATCAAGCGCCTACCACGGGACTGGTGTGATGTTGAAAATGATAATGTAAATGAAGGCCAAGATGATACTGTTTTACATGATATACACCTTGAAAGTCAGATTGATGAAGCTAGTTGGTGCAGGGATGATGTCCCAAAAAGACAAGTCCCCATCCAGCCAGATGAAGTGAATGAACCTGACTAA